A stretch of the Vitis vinifera cultivar Pinot Noir 40024 chromosome 16, ASM3070453v1 genome encodes the following:
- the LOC104882241 gene encoding glucan endo-1,3-beta-glucosidase: METAIAAVLLLASVFFQGVVEGNIGVNYGTVANDLPPPSEVARFLLESTTINRVRMFDADPEMIQAFAHTGIAVTVTVPNELIPRLTKLSFAQQWVKTNVQPYVPATNLIRILVGNEVLSTANKLLIAGLVPAMQTLHTALAAVSLDRRIKVSTPHSLGILSTSSPPSTGRFRQGYDVHVIKPLLSFLRATNSPFMINPYPFFGYSAETLDYALFRPNSGVLDENTQRVYTNMLDAQLDAVFSAMKILGFTDVEIVIAETGWPSDGDEGQVGVNAESAAEYNGNLREHVMSGVGTPLMPNRTFETYIFALFNENLKPGPLCERNFGLFQPDLTPVYDIGIMRPTARASIPWNPAPAAAPQLGPAPQQHPKGGKQWCLPTSDAHSDALQKNIDYVCGLGLDCKPIQEGGACFIPDTVRAHAAYAMNAYYQTTGGSEYDCDFEQTGALTDVDPSYGRCKYLGR, translated from the exons ATGGAAACCGCCATCGCTGCTGTTCTTCTCCTTGCATCCGTCTTCTTCCAAG GGGTGGTGGAAGGAAACATCGGAGTTAACTATGGGACGGTGGCTAACGACCTGCCTCCGCCATCTGAGGTGGCGCGTTTCCTTCTGGAATCCACGACTATCAACCGCGTGAGGATGTTTGATGCTGACCCGGAAATGATTCAAGCCTTTGCTCACACTGGAATTGCCGTCACAGTCACTGTTCCTAACGAGCTAATCCCGCGGCTCACCAAGCTGAGCTTTGCCCAACAATGGGTGAAAACCAATGTCCAGCCGTACGTCCCGGCGACGAATTTAATCAGAATTCTGGTGGGCAATGAGGTGTTGTCGACGGCCAATAAATTGCTCATCGCTGGCCTTGTCCCGGCGATGCAGACCCTCCACACAGCCCTTGCGGCGGTGTCCCTGGACAGAAGGATCAAGGTCTCGACCCCTCATTCTTTGGGTATCCTCTCAACGTCAAGCCCTCCGTCGACGGGGAGGTTCCGACAGGGCTACGACGTCCATGTCATCAAGCCACTGCTGAGCTTCCTGAGAGCCACCAACTCACCTTTCATGATAAACCCCTATCCCTTCTTCGGTTACTCGGCTGAAACTCTAGATTACGCGCTGTTCAGGCCTAATTCTGGGGTGTTGGATGAAAACACACAAAGGGTTTACACAAACATGCTGGATGCGCAGCTAGATGCCGTCTTCTCGGCCATGAAGATCCTCGGTTTTACCGATGTAGAGATCGTTATAGCCGAGACCGGCTGGCCCTCGGACGGGGACGAAGGGCAAGTTGGGGTGAACGCCGAGAGCGCGGCGGAGTATAACGGGAACCTCAGGGAGCATGTCATGTCCGGCGTCGGGACACCGCTCATGCCGAACCGGACGTTTGAGACGTACATTTTCGCGCTGTTCAACGAGAACCTCAAGCCCGGGCCGCTGTGTGAGAGGAACTTTGGGCTGTTCCAGCCGGACTTGACTCCGGTCTACGACATCGGGATCATGAGGCCAACG GCTAGAGCTTCCATTCCTTGGAACCCAGCTCCGGCGGCAGCTCCTCAGCTGGGTCCAGCCCCACAGCAACATCCCAAGGGCGGAAAACAATGGTGTCTCCCCACATCTGACGCCCACTCCGACGCCCTGCAGAAGAACATCGACTATGTATGTGGGCTAGGACTGGACTGCAAGCCCATCCAAGAAGGCGGAGCGTGCTTCATTCCTGACACGGTTCGAGCCCATGCGGCCTATGCCATGAATGCATACTACCAAACAACAGGAGGGAGCGAGTATGACTGTGATTTTGAGCAGACCGGAGCCCTCACTGACGTCGATCCAA GCTATGGAAGATGCAAATACTTGGGACGGTGA
- the LOC100262327 gene encoding acyl-CoA-binding domain-containing protein 1 has protein sequence MEGEWQQLIQSVFFGLVFSYLFAKLISIVISFRDENLSLTRDSKPESQGGAASADDDSAGSQKSGGSEGEESLLAEKGSGSSGSLLDDDDDWEGVESTELDEEFSAATAFVAATAADRLSQKVSNDVQLQLYGLYKIATEGPCSAPQPSALKMTARAKWQAWQKLGAMPPEEAMQKYIAIVTELYPTWATGSTNKSKDEGGSSAPSGDAKGPMGPVFSTFVYEEECGTELKMDAIHAFAREGEVDNLLKCIDNGVSVDLKDSEGRTPLHWAVDRGHLNLTELLLNHGADVNAKDHEGQSPLHYAVVCEREAIAEFLVKQNADINAMDNDGASPFELCESNWPWMQGAAKQA, from the exons ATGGAAGGAGAGTGGCAGCAGCTGATTCAATCAGTGTTCTTCGGTCTGGTTTTCTCCTACCTTTTCGCGAAGCTCATATCGATTGTAATCTCCTTCCGAGACGAGAACCTCAGCTTGACCCGTGATTCCAAGCCCGAATCGCAGGGAGGAGCCGCCTCTGCCGATGACGACTCCGCGGGGTCTCAGAAATCTGGGGGTTCGGAAGGGGAGGAGTCGCTGCTGGCGGAGAAGGGGAGTGGGAGTAGTGGGAGTCTGTTGGATGACGATGATGATTGGGAGGGGGTGGAGAGTACTGAATTGGACGAGGAGTTCAGTGCTGCGACGGCTTTCGTGGCCGCCACGGCGGCGGATAGGCTGTCGCAGAAGGTGTCGAATGATGTGCAGTTGCAGCTTTATGGGCTTTACAAGATCGCGACCGAGGGACCGTGCAGTGCCCCGCAGCCATCAGCTTTGAAAATGACAGCTCGGGCTAAATG GCAAGCATGGCAGAAATTGGGTGCTATGCCTCCTGAAGAAGCAATGCAGAAGTACATTGCAATTGTTACAGAGCTATATCCTACTTGGGCAACTGGTTCAACTAAT AAGAGTAAAGATGAGGGAGGTAGCAGTGCACCAAGTGGAGATGCTAAAGGACCAATGGGGCCGGTTTTCAGCACATTTGTCTATGAGGAGGAATGTGGAACTGAGCT GAAAATGGATGCTATACATGCGTTTGCCAGAGAAGGAGAGGTAGATAATCTGCTCAAATGTATTGATAACGGCGTTTCAGTGGATCTAAAGG ATAGTGAGGGAAGAACCCCATTGCACTGGGCTGTAGATCGTGGCCACCTTAATCTCACTGAATTGCTTCTCAACCATGGTGCTGATGTGAATGCCAAG GACCATGAAGGCCAATCCCCATTGCATTACGCAGTCGTGTGTGAGAGAGAAGCTATTGCTGAGTTCCTTGTGAAGCAAAATGCAGACATCAACGCAATGGACAATGATGGTGCATCCCCTTTTGAACTGTGCGAATCAAACTGGCCTTGGATGCAAGGTGCAGCTAAACAGGCTTAG